In Culicoides brevitarsis isolate CSIRO-B50_1 unplaced genomic scaffold, AGI_CSIRO_Cbre_v1 contig_55, whole genome shotgun sequence, the genomic stretch TCATCTACGAGAATTAGATGTGGCGAATTTCTATTTATATgaagtgttgaaaaaaatcagactcttttgttcttaaattttgaaaggaaATTTGTAAAGATTTTAGTGAAATAAATTCCGCAAATTTCTAGCAAGTAagtaaaaacgacaaaaaaagtaagaaagttaaccaaaatttattaGCATTAAGAAAAActctaattttaatgttttttcaatCCTTATGAAATTTACTACTCGATAAAATGGTTACcttattttggtaaaaaaaaactatagtttttgttcaaattgttttattatgaattcACAAATCAAAAtcctttcatttttcaaatagtaaacatatttttgttaaattattctcTGTAGGTATTatactttaagatttttcatttgataatgttaaagtcaataaaaaaaactaccaTCATAAAACAGTAATGGCTGTCATTTTAACTTGgggaagtttttttaattttcaaattaatgtaTGTATGTAGCtgttaatacaaaaaaaaaaataattcaaattgtaatattttttttttaaatatattatatttattaatcgtaataatcattttacacaaaacaataataaaattatcttgtTTACGTGACTCATCAGCTGTTGATTTGTCTAAATTTGTGGAATTGTTAAATTAGTATTTTGGATTAAAAgtggattaaaattattgatatttattcaaatttactgtatattttataaagtaaaatgttactgtttattatttttttattttgtgttttttgataaaagatTGATTTTATCATTAGAATAAGTAAATaacagtaaataaaattatttaatatttttattttattttccaggttacataaataaaaaaatttatgatttatgaTTATAAAGTATTGTAAAATTCAtcgattttaattagaaaataaaacgtTGAGGCCATACACCGTCAATTGGTATGTTTCATGAAACTAGTTGGACGCTTGTGTGTCGTCTATGGCCGAGTCCCCAAATAGCTCGATGCTCTCTGCAGTGACGGAGGAGCATTCGAATAAAGGCGattcaataattcaaaaatataataatgataatgtcaGAACTAAACCGATTCGTAAAACCAGAGGAAATATAATCCTTaaacccaaaattttaaaaaataattcaaaagaagagaaaaatacagtacaatcaaaaaagtttacaaaaacCAAACATTTATTGGAAGCACCTTCAACTTCTGCTTCTAGTCGTAGTAATAATAAGCCAAATACAGGTTTGgctaaattatctaaaaatcaaGTTAAAGTCCCACAATCACCTAGAAAACGTACAATAGAAACAGACACAGAAGATACTGAGGAAGAAATAAGTACGCGGGATCGTAAAAGGCGAAACCTAAACAGCTCTGATATTTTTGAGCAAACTTCTAGTATTGCTAATCGTACAAGATCACAAACTCATAGTCCACaaacgaaatttaatcaaataaaaactctTATAAGATCATCTAAGAATCGTATAAAAGAAAGGGTAAACGAACATACAGAACCTACTAAAAGACACAGGCACACAACGGGAGAAATTTTACATTCCACAAGACCAACGAAATTTCAAAAGCTACCTTCTGAACTGAATACATCCCGATTTTTACGATCGAATAAACAAAGATTTGAAATAATACGTGACAAAGATCGTATATCCTCAACTTCTTCCTCTAACTTTGAATCGCAATTAGTTGCTCGTAATAGTAACATCCTGACTGCAACTGTAGCGTCTGTTCATAAGAAACGGCAAAAGTTAAacgatttatcgaaaaattcatcCAATAAAAAATCGGACCATTCAAGTACGAATCTGGGGGCACGTGTGTCTCGTGGTAGTTCTTCTGATCTACAGGTACTACAAATATTGCATTtacatatatttaatatattatttacttttttttttatctaaaggAGCAACCACAAAATTTGTTGAGACGCAGTTCTCGTGCCAAAAGCTCTACTCAAACAGCAAATACGGGTTCCTGTGTTAGTTCAACGGCACCAGCGAATAACAATTCCTCTCCATCCAATACGACTGATTCTTCTTTATCACGTGTGGCTCATCGATATAGCAATAGCAAAAGTGCAACATCTGAAGGAGCTGCATCAACATCCAAAAATAATCAGCAAACATTTGGAGTAGGTTTTGATCTGTCGGCTGGTGCTGGTCCATCAACATCTAAACAACCATCAGTTGGAATAACGTCAAGTAAtagtaatatttttcaagaacaAATACCATCAATCAACCCGTTttcaaaattgcaaaaaa encodes the following:
- the LOC134836533 gene encoding E3 ubiquitin-protein ligase TRIP12-like; translated protein: MAESPNSSMLSAVTEEHSNKGDSIIQKYNNDNVRTKPIRKTRGNIILKPKILKNNSKEEKNTVQSKKFTKTKHLLEAPSTSASSRSNNKPNTGLAKLSKNQVKVPQSPRKRTIETDTEDTEEEISTRDRKRRNLNSSDIFEQTSSIANRTRSQTHSPQTKFNQIKTLIRSSKNRIKERVNEHTEPTKRHRHTTGEILHSTRPTKFQKLPSELNTSRFLRSNKQRFEIIRDKDRISSTSSSNFESQLVARNSNILTATVASVHKKRQKLNDLSKNSSNKKSDHSSTNLGARVSRGSSSDLQEQPQNLLRRSSRAKSSTQTANTGSCVSSTAPANNNSSPSNTTDSSLSRVAHRYSNSKSATSEGAASTSKNNQQTFGVGFDLSAGAGPSTSKQPSVGITSSNSNIFQEQIPSINPFSKLQKTSLSSGGIQGNSQQSTTFGYLSTSNMETSGGQLHDSESDDSEVNRLQALLEARGLPPHLFGALGPRMHHLLHRSMGASSTSKAQILLQGLQSNDESQQLQAAIEMCQMLVMGNEDTLAGFPIKQVVPSLIILLRMEHNFDIMINACRALAYMLEALPRSSATV